In one Parvibaculum sp. genomic region, the following are encoded:
- a CDS encoding ABC transporter ATP-binding protein — protein MSALVEVKELSVGFRMDGEETIAVDRISFDIKPGETVALVGESGSGKSVSALSIMQLLNYPQAFHPSGEIVFDGQNLIGANEPVMRRIRGNRITMIFQEPMTSLNPLHTIERQVGEVLIEHKGLRGEAVKARVLDLLKKVGIPNAEERLDAYPHQLSGGQRQRVIIAMALANEPDLLIADEPTTALDVTVQAQILELLKDLKREMGMALLLITHDLGVVRKMADRVNVMTKGKIVESGPTERVFTAPQHAYTQHLIASEPKGRALGAPKDGPVAMEVENLRVWFPIKRGLLRRTVGHVKAVDDVSLNLREGRTLGVVGESGSGKTTLGLAMMRLLSSDGAIRFRGQEIQGLRIKEMRPLRRHMQIVFQDPYGSLSPRMSVGQIVEEGLVIQKLGLTAEERRQRVSDALAEVGLDPAMQDRYPHEFSGGQRQRIAIARAMALKPRFVMLDEPTSALDMSVQAQIVELLRELQRRNNLAYLFISHDLKVVRALADDIIVMRGGKVVEAGSADEVFDTPRTEYTRALMAAAFELAAAPKGVVSE, from the coding sequence ATGAGCGCGCTGGTAGAGGTGAAGGAACTTTCGGTCGGCTTCCGCATGGACGGCGAGGAAACGATCGCGGTCGACCGGATTTCCTTCGACATCAAGCCGGGCGAGACGGTGGCGCTGGTCGGCGAGTCCGGCTCGGGAAAATCGGTGTCGGCGCTGTCGATCATGCAGCTGCTCAACTATCCGCAGGCCTTCCACCCGTCGGGCGAGATCGTTTTCGACGGGCAAAACCTCATCGGCGCGAACGAGCCTGTCATGCGGCGCATTCGCGGCAACCGGATCACGATGATCTTCCAGGAGCCGATGACATCGCTCAATCCGCTGCACACGATCGAGCGGCAGGTGGGCGAAGTCCTGATCGAGCACAAGGGGCTGCGCGGCGAGGCCGTGAAGGCGCGCGTGCTCGATCTCCTGAAGAAAGTCGGCATTCCGAACGCCGAGGAGCGGCTGGACGCCTATCCGCATCAATTGTCGGGCGGCCAGCGGCAGCGCGTCATCATTGCGATGGCGCTGGCCAACGAACCCGACCTGCTGATTGCCGACGAGCCGACGACGGCGCTCGATGTGACGGTGCAGGCGCAGATTCTCGAATTGCTGAAGGACCTCAAGCGCGAAATGGGGATGGCGCTGCTGCTGATCACGCATGATCTCGGCGTCGTCCGCAAAATGGCCGACCGGGTCAATGTGATGACCAAGGGCAAGATCGTCGAAAGCGGCCCGACGGAGCGCGTGTTCACGGCGCCGCAGCACGCCTATACGCAACACCTCATCGCCTCGGAACCGAAAGGCCGCGCACTCGGCGCGCCGAAGGACGGGCCGGTGGCGATGGAAGTGGAAAACCTGCGCGTCTGGTTTCCGATCAAGCGGGGACTACTCCGGCGCACCGTCGGCCATGTGAAGGCCGTCGACGATGTTTCGCTGAACCTGCGGGAAGGGCGGACGCTCGGTGTCGTCGGCGAATCCGGTTCGGGTAAGACGACGCTCGGGCTCGCGATGATGCGGCTGCTTTCGAGCGACGGCGCCATCCGCTTTCGCGGGCAGGAAATTCAGGGCCTCAGGATCAAGGAAATGCGGCCGTTGCGCCGCCACATGCAGATCGTCTTCCAGGATCCCTATGGCTCGCTCAGCCCTCGCATGTCGGTCGGGCAGATCGTCGAGGAAGGACTTGTCATCCAGAAGCTCGGCCTCACGGCCGAAGAGCGCCGGCAGCGGGTGTCGGATGCGCTGGCGGAGGTCGGGCTCGATCCGGCCATGCAGGACCGCTATCCGCACGAATTTTCGGGCGGGCAGCGTCAGCGCATCGCGATTGCGCGCGCGATGGCGCTGAAGCCGCGCTTCGTGATGCTGGACGAACCGACCAGCGCGCTCGACATGTCGGTGCAGGCACAGATCGTGGAGCTGCTGCGCGAGCTGCAGCGGCGCAACAACCTTGCCTATCTCTTTATCAGCCACGACCTGAAAGTCGTGCGGGCGCTTGCCGACGACATCATCGTGATGCGGGGCGGCAAGGTGGTCGAGGCGGGCAGCGCCGACGAGGTGTTCGATACGCCCAGGACCGAATACACCCGGGCGCTGATGGCGGCGGCGTTCGAGCTTGCGGCAGCGCCGAAGGGCGTGGTTTCGGAATAG
- a CDS encoding type II secretion system F family protein, with translation MTSLFLAVQEMFNVENVVMLLTAVAAFATILTLTAPMLAGDKLGTRMKYVSTEREAMRARARENLAQEKTRLRQTSKGFIKDVVERFARGNVLENTAIKEKLRQAGFRGPGPMYTFVFFRFVMPPILFVLTLLYLAFVNDFGLPAMSRFAASCGAAFVGFYLPSLFVENVIARRQDSIRKAFPDALDLLLICVESGMSIEAAFQKVASEIGTQSVELAEELGLATAELSYLQERRQAYENLASRTGLPGVKAVATSLIQAERYGTPLGQSLRVMAQENRDMRMADAEKKAAGLPPKLTVPMILFFLPVLFGVILGPAIIKVMSG, from the coding sequence ATGACCTCGCTTTTTCTTGCTGTGCAAGAGATGTTCAATGTCGAAAACGTCGTGATGCTCCTCACGGCGGTGGCGGCGTTCGCGACGATCCTGACATTGACGGCGCCGATGCTCGCCGGCGACAAGCTCGGAACGCGCATGAAATACGTTTCGACCGAGCGCGAAGCGATGCGGGCCAGGGCGCGCGAAAACCTTGCCCAGGAAAAGACGCGTCTTCGGCAAACCTCCAAGGGGTTCATCAAGGATGTTGTCGAAAGGTTCGCGCGCGGCAACGTGCTGGAGAACACGGCGATAAAGGAAAAGCTTCGGCAGGCGGGGTTTCGCGGTCCCGGCCCGATGTACACATTCGTCTTCTTCCGTTTTGTCATGCCGCCGATCCTCTTCGTGCTGACGCTGCTCTATCTCGCCTTCGTGAACGATTTCGGCCTGCCGGCGATGTCGCGGTTTGCGGCGTCCTGCGGCGCGGCCTTTGTGGGCTTTTATCTGCCGAGCCTTTTTGTCGAGAACGTCATCGCGCGCCGGCAGGACTCGATCCGCAAGGCGTTTCCCGATGCACTCGACCTGCTTCTGATCTGCGTCGAGTCCGGTATGTCGATCGAGGCGGCCTTCCAGAAAGTAGCTTCTGAAATCGGAACGCAATCGGTCGAACTTGCCGAGGAGCTCGGTCTCGCGACGGCCGAACTCTCTTACTTGCAGGAGCGCCGCCAGGCCTACGAAAATCTGGCATCCCGAACGGGTCTTCCGGGCGTCAAGGCGGTTGCGACAAGCTTGATCCAGGCCGAGCGCTACGGCACACCGCTTGGCCAGTCGCTGCGTGTCATGGCGCAGGAAAATCGCGATATGCGCATGGCGGACGCCGAGAAAAAGGCGGCGGGTCTGCCGCCCAAACTGACGGTGCCGATGATCCTCTTTTTCCTGCCGGTGCTGTTTGGCGTCATCCTCGGGCCGGCGATCATCAAGGTAATGAGCGGGTAA
- a CDS encoding type II secretion system F family protein — translation MDRTTLMIFGIAILAALCIAAVGFVLVGGKTESQKRVARVARGSGPRLQAMEGDVDNSEKRRKQMQETLKGLEEKQQEQKKRISLTTRIERAGLEITTRTFYIASAIAGLVATFILMLGGFSLVISALGGFAVAFGLPRWVLSWLITRRQKAFVDEFANAIDVIVRGVKSGLPVNDCLRLIATEAAEPVRSEFQGIVEGQKVGVTLEQSLSRIYERMPLAEVNFFQIVLAIQQKSGGNLSEALGNLSKVLRDRKKMRAKIQAMSQEAKASAAIIGALPPGVMMMIYMTSPDYMGVLFSTTAGNMIIVGGLTWMGIGILVMRKMIDFKF, via the coding sequence ATGGACCGCACCACGCTGATGATCTTCGGCATTGCCATTCTCGCCGCCCTCTGCATCGCAGCAGTCGGGTTTGTCCTTGTGGGTGGAAAAACCGAATCGCAAAAGCGCGTCGCCCGCGTCGCGCGCGGTTCCGGCCCGCGCCTGCAGGCGATGGAGGGCGATGTCGACAACAGCGAGAAACGCCGCAAGCAGATGCAGGAGACCCTGAAGGGTCTCGAAGAAAAGCAGCAAGAGCAGAAGAAGCGCATATCGCTCACCACGCGTATCGAACGCGCCGGACTCGAGATCACGACCCGAACGTTCTACATCGCCAGCGCCATCGCCGGACTGGTTGCGACGTTCATTCTGATGCTTGGCGGCTTCTCGCTTGTGATTTCGGCGCTTGGCGGGTTCGCCGTCGCCTTCGGTCTGCCGCGCTGGGTCCTTTCCTGGCTCATCACGCGGCGTCAGAAGGCTTTTGTCGATGAATTCGCCAACGCGATCGACGTGATCGTTCGCGGCGTCAAATCGGGTCTGCCTGTCAACGACTGTCTGCGTTTGATCGCGACGGAGGCGGCCGAGCCGGTGCGCAGTGAATTTCAGGGTATCGTCGAAGGGCAGAAGGTCGGCGTAACCCTCGAACAAAGCCTGTCCCGCATCTACGAGCGGATGCCGCTTGCCGAAGTCAATTTCTTCCAGATCGTGCTGGCGATCCAGCAGAAGTCGGGCGGTAATTTGTCGGAAGCGCTCGGAAACCTGTCCAAGGTGCTCCGCGACCGGAAGAAGATGCGTGCAAAAATTCAGGCGATGTCCCAGGAAGCCAAGGCCTCCGCCGCCATCATCGGTGCGCTGCCGCCCGGCGTGATGATGATGATCTACATGACCTCGCCGGACTACATGGGCGTCCTCTTCTCGACCACGGCAGGAAACATGATCATCGTCGGCGGCCTCACATGGATGGGCATCGGCATTCTCGTGATGAGAAAGATGATCGACTTCAAGTTTTAG
- a CDS encoding C40 family peptidase, producing the protein MSRARGPDHRLNPYRDDLAAAHLRGEVSSSRFAEGTDRQVVAPSLPLLRRPEANAPMDTQLLFGEVFRVYEEKNGWAWGQAVLDDYVGYVETKELAARPAAPTHTVAALRTFVYPKPDLKTRPAAPLPMNAKLRVTGARGNFSEIDRGGWVFTAHLAAIGAHVRDFVAVAEEFLGVPYLWGGRDSTGLDCSGLVQAALERAGISSLRDTDMQEATLGEALPEPIDFTKLKRGDLVFWKGHVAIMVDAERMIHANAFHMMVAIERLDVAMSRIARSDAGHVTSIKRFPNR; encoded by the coding sequence ATGAGCCGCGCGCGAGGCCCCGATCACCGGCTCAATCCGTACCGCGACGATCTGGCGGCGGCGCATCTGCGCGGCGAGGTCAGCAGCAGCCGCTTTGCCGAGGGCACGGACCGGCAGGTCGTCGCGCCGTCCTTGCCGCTCCTGCGCCGGCCCGAAGCGAACGCGCCGATGGACACGCAGTTGCTCTTCGGCGAAGTCTTTCGGGTCTATGAGGAAAAGAACGGCTGGGCCTGGGGGCAGGCCGTGCTCGACGATTATGTCGGCTATGTCGAGACGAAAGAGCTTGCGGCCCGCCCCGCGGCGCCGACGCACACGGTCGCGGCGCTGCGAACCTTCGTCTATCCCAAACCCGATCTGAAAACGCGGCCGGCCGCGCCCCTGCCGATGAACGCGAAGCTGCGTGTCACCGGCGCGCGCGGCAATTTCAGTGAGATCGACCGCGGCGGCTGGGTCTTCACCGCGCATCTCGCCGCCATCGGCGCCCATGTGCGCGATTTCGTGGCTGTTGCCGAGGAATTTCTGGGCGTGCCCTATCTCTGGGGCGGCCGCGACAGCACCGGTCTCGATTGTTCGGGTCTCGTGCAGGCCGCGCTCGAACGCGCCGGTATCTCGTCCCTCAGGGACACTGACATGCAGGAAGCGACATTGGGCGAGGCGCTGCCCGAACCCATCGATTTCACGAAGCTGAAACGCGGCGACCTGGTGTTCTGGAAGGGTCACGTCGCGATCATGGTCGACGCCGAACGCATGATCCACGCCAACGCCTTCCACATGATGGTCGCGATCGAGCGGCTCGACGTCGCAATGTCGCGCATCGCCCGCTCGGACGCCGGTCACGTCACCAGCATCAAGCGCTTCCCGAACCGCTGA
- a CDS encoding TAXI family TRAP transporter solute-binding subunit, which translates to MNFGKQTERMREIAALLAAALARVPARPLLIALAFSLIATFAAVLYWNPPLSLEDEPDKVTFFQIGTGVVGGEYFAVGERLAAAISRPPGSLRCERGLPCGVTGLVAVARSSAGPVANVRAVSAGLFDSAIVAAPVLDLATRAEGPFRGEKPFKDLRAIAGVYREAVYLAASRGANITDVAGLKEMRVSIGLPGSGTQEAALQVLAAHGLTRRMMNVWEHDTATAIDLMLRGQLDAFFVVDALPSPVIRSIADRGSIDIVPIDGEETAKLTGTNANFQRLAIPDGLYRFVPETVTLGVSMIWIVNEDADAGLIYDITDALFRPSNRVLLSGARMPGLLPGEEDEKEVLAIRSLPVPLHDGAARYYREEGYLVETGDEAPAR; encoded by the coding sequence ATGAATTTCGGGAAACAGACGGAAAGAATGCGCGAAATAGCGGCCCTGCTGGCCGCCGCGCTGGCCCGGGTGCCCGCCCGGCCGTTGTTGATCGCGCTGGCCTTTTCGCTGATCGCCACATTCGCCGCGGTTCTTTACTGGAACCCGCCGCTCAGTCTCGAGGACGAACCGGACAAGGTCACTTTTTTCCAGATCGGCACCGGCGTCGTCGGCGGCGAGTATTTCGCAGTCGGCGAACGGCTGGCCGCCGCCATCAGCCGCCCGCCGGGAAGCTTGCGCTGCGAGCGCGGTCTGCCCTGCGGCGTCACGGGTCTCGTCGCGGTCGCCAGGTCGTCGGCAGGTCCCGTCGCCAATGTCCGTGCGGTCAGTGCGGGTCTGTTCGATTCCGCCATTGTCGCCGCGCCGGTCCTCGACCTCGCGACACGGGCCGAAGGCCCCTTTCGGGGCGAGAAGCCGTTCAAGGATCTGCGGGCCATCGCCGGCGTCTACCGCGAAGCGGTGTATCTGGCGGCCAGCCGCGGCGCCAACATCACCGACGTGGCCGGGTTGAAGGAGATGCGTGTCTCGATCGGCCTGCCGGGTTCCGGAACGCAGGAAGCGGCACTGCAGGTCCTGGCCGCGCACGGGCTTACGCGGCGCATGATGAATGTCTGGGAGCACGACACCGCGACCGCGATCGACCTGATGCTTCGCGGACAGCTCGATGCCTTCTTTGTCGTCGATGCGCTGCCGTCGCCGGTCATCCGCAGCATCGCCGACCGCGGATCGATCGACATCGTGCCGATCGACGGCGAGGAAACCGCGAAGCTCACCGGAACCAACGCCAATTTCCAGCGGCTTGCCATCCCGGACGGTCTCTACCGGTTTGTGCCGGAGACGGTGACGCTCGGCGTCTCGATGATCTGGATCGTCAACGAGGACGCCGATGCCGGTCTCATCTACGACATCACCGATGCACTTTTCCGACCCAGCAACAGGGTGTTGCTTTCCGGCGCCCGGATGCCCGGCCTGCTGCCGGGCGAGGAGGACGAGAAAGAAGTGCTGGCGATCCGGTCGCTGCCGGTGCCGCTCCACGACGGCGCGGCGCGCTACTATCGCGAGGAGGGCTATCTTGTCGAAACCGGCGATGAGGCGCCGGCGCGCTAG
- a CDS encoding tetratricopeptide repeat protein, giving the protein MKSLVEIPLSPQRPRRWLAAATLCSVIALSGCASTGSTDGKTAMEQAQARIDDPALRGAAVESTKTQDYVAAAAYWGTLYERNPDQADAAVNYSRALRQIGSVAQAISVMQRTHITNGSNADVLAEFGKVLAAGGRADQASAMLSEAARLSPKDWSVRSALGVALDQMGLYDAARQSYEEALALSPGNPSVLTNLGLSYALSGDLDNAERTLRQAVADSRADAHARQNLAIVLGLKGNFDEAARLARADLPPNVADGNIAYLRDMLSQPALWQQMKEIDAMAPALPSQDTSHRDKPARDVAPPDLVSSMPPETRTSIR; this is encoded by the coding sequence ATGAAAAGCCTGGTCGAAATTCCTCTTTCGCCGCAACGCCCGCGCCGCTGGCTGGCGGCGGCAACGCTTTGCTCCGTCATCGCACTGAGCGGATGCGCCAGTACCGGCAGCACCGACGGCAAAACCGCGATGGAACAGGCGCAGGCCCGGATCGACGACCCGGCGCTTCGCGGCGCGGCAGTCGAATCCACCAAGACGCAAGATTATGTGGCCGCCGCCGCCTATTGGGGGACGCTCTACGAACGCAACCCCGACCAAGCCGACGCGGCCGTCAACTATTCGCGCGCGTTGCGGCAAATCGGTTCGGTGGCGCAGGCCATCAGTGTGATGCAGCGCACGCACATCACCAACGGATCGAACGCCGACGTGCTGGCCGAATTTGGCAAGGTGCTGGCCGCCGGCGGCCGGGCCGACCAAGCGTCCGCCATGCTGAGCGAAGCCGCGCGTCTTTCGCCGAAAGACTGGTCCGTGCGGTCGGCTCTCGGTGTCGCGCTCGATCAGATGGGGCTCTACGACGCCGCCCGGCAGAGCTACGAGGAGGCGCTGGCGCTTTCGCCCGGCAATCCTTCCGTTCTGACCAATCTCGGGCTTTCCTATGCGCTGAGCGGCGATCTCGACAATGCCGAGCGGACGCTTCGGCAGGCGGTTGCGGATTCGCGCGCCGATGCCCATGCGCGGCAGAACCTCGCCATCGTTCTCGGTCTCAAGGGAAATTTCGACGAGGCCGCGCGCCTTGCCCGCGCCGACCTTCCGCCCAATGTCGCGGACGGCAACATCGCCTATCTGCGCGATATGCTTTCGCAGCCGGCGCTTTGGCAGCAGATGAAAGAAATTGACGCGATGGCGCCCGCGCTGCCCTCGCAAGACACCTCTCATCGCGACAAGCCGGCGCGGGACGTTGCACCGCCAGACCTCGTGTCGTCGATGCCGCCGGAAACGCGCACGTCGATCCGCTGA
- a CDS encoding ABC transporter permease, translated as MALPALPAIRISPINRRRWRNFKANKRGYWSLWVFCALFFLSLFAEFIANDRPLIVTFQGGIYTPVFTDYPETAFGGDFETATDYRDPFVQALIADAGGSMIWPPIRYSYRTINLNLPVPAPAPPSAENWLGTDDQGRDVTARLIYGFRISVLFGLTLTILSSVIGVAAGAVQGYFGGWTDLLFQRFIEIWTSIPTLYLLIIIAAIIEPNFWILLGILLLFSWVALVGVVRAEFLRARNFEYVNAARALGLANAKIMFRHLLPNAMVATLTFMPFILNSSITTLTALDFLGFGLPPGSPSLGELLAQGKANLQAPWLGLAGFFAIATMLSLLIFIGEAVRDAFDPRKVLQ; from the coding sequence ATGGCGCTCCCTGCCCTGCCCGCCATCCGCATCAGCCCGATCAACCGGCGACGCTGGCGCAACTTCAAGGCCAACAAGCGCGGCTATTGGAGCCTGTGGGTTTTCTGTGCGCTCTTCTTCCTGTCGCTGTTCGCCGAGTTCATCGCCAACGACCGGCCGCTCATCGTCACCTTTCAGGGCGGCATCTACACGCCGGTCTTTACCGACTATCCCGAAACGGCATTCGGCGGCGACTTCGAAACGGCGACCGATTATCGCGATCCTTTCGTGCAGGCGCTGATCGCGGATGCCGGCGGCAGCATGATCTGGCCGCCGATCCGCTATTCCTACCGGACGATCAATCTCAACCTGCCGGTGCCGGCGCCCGCGCCGCCTTCGGCCGAGAACTGGCTCGGCACCGACGATCAGGGCCGCGACGTCACGGCCCGGCTGATTTACGGCTTTCGCATTTCGGTGCTGTTCGGCCTGACGCTGACCATCCTGTCGTCGGTGATCGGCGTCGCGGCGGGTGCCGTGCAGGGCTATTTCGGCGGCTGGACCGATCTGTTGTTCCAGCGCTTCATCGAGATATGGACCAGCATTCCGACGCTCTACCTGCTCATCATCATCGCCGCCATCATCGAACCGAATTTCTGGATATTGCTCGGCATATTGCTGCTCTTCTCCTGGGTGGCGCTGGTGGGGGTGGTGCGCGCCGAATTCCTGCGGGCGCGCAACTTCGAATATGTCAACGCGGCGCGCGCGCTCGGGCTTGCGAATGCCAAGATCATGTTCCGCCACCTCCTGCCCAACGCCATGGTGGCGACGCTGACCTTCATGCCGTTCATCCTCAATTCGTCGATCACCACGCTGACGGCACTGGACTTTCTGGGCTTCGGCCTGCCGCCCGGTTCGCCGTCGCTCGGCGAATTGCTTGCGCAAGGCAAAGCCAATCTGCAGGCGCCCTGGCTTGGGCTTGCCGGCTTTTTCGCCATCGCGACGATGCTGAGCCTCCTCATCTTCATCGGCGAGGCGGTGCGCGACGCCTTCGATCCGCGCAAGGTGCTGCAATGA
- a CDS encoding glutathione S-transferase family protein, which translates to MAAPEFTLIIGDKNWSSWSLRPWLLMRQAGVPFEEVHVRLRRPESKADILALSPTGLVPALKWRGETIGDSLAICETIADLFPERKLWPRDALARAVARAASAEMHSGFGALRRDMPMAVIEHLPGEGHTEEALADARRVVRLWRDLRFRFGRQMPGDQGFLFGHFTVADAMYAPVVTRLRTYGVDLPALGDDGTARAYMEAVTTLPAMRDWAADAAAEEKLKT; encoded by the coding sequence ATGGCGGCGCCCGAATTCACACTCATCATCGGCGACAAGAACTGGTCGAGCTGGAGCTTGCGCCCCTGGCTCCTGATGCGGCAGGCCGGCGTGCCGTTCGAGGAGGTCCATGTCCGGCTTCGCCGGCCCGAAAGCAAGGCCGACATTCTCGCCCTGTCGCCGACCGGGCTCGTGCCGGCGCTAAAATGGCGCGGCGAAACGATCGGCGACTCGCTCGCCATTTGCGAAACCATCGCCGACCTTTTCCCGGAACGGAAACTCTGGCCGCGCGATGCGCTGGCCCGCGCCGTCGCGCGCGCGGCATCGGCCGAGATGCATTCGGGCTTCGGTGCGCTTCGCCGCGACATGCCGATGGCGGTGATCGAGCATCTTCCGGGCGAGGGTCACACCGAGGAAGCACTTGCCGATGCGCGTCGCGTCGTGCGGCTGTGGCGCGATTTGCGGTTCAGGTTCGGCCGGCAGATGCCGGGCGATCAGGGATTTCTTTTCGGGCATTTCACCGTTGCGGATGCCATGTATGCGCCCGTCGTGACACGGCTGCGCACCTATGGCGTCGATCTTCCGGCGCTTGGCGATGACGGGACCGCGCGGGCCTATATGGAAGCCGTGACAACGCTGCCCGCGATGCGCGACTGGGCCGCCGACGCGGCGGCTGAGGAGAAGCTCAAGACCTAG
- a CDS encoding leucyl aminopeptidase family protein, producing the protein MLDIFISDKHKAATPVWQVRSGEVDGWCASHAGPGAAWVGTSGFKGEAGKVLLLPDGSGGLAGALLGLGDGSDPFLTGALPAALPQGDYRLAGVLHGSAAKAALGFALGTYRFTRYSGGKRDWPRLVLPEGVDGEEVGRIATATFLARDLINTPAADMGPDDLAAAAEGVARAHGATCEIILGDALLDENYPMIHAVGRAAAVAPRLIDMRWGRADAPRVTLVGKGVCFDTGGLDLKPSSAMLLMKKDMGGAACVLALAQLVMEAGLDIRLRVLVPAVENSVSGNAFRPGDVLQSRKGVTVEIGNTDAEGRLVLADALTEADSEAPDLIVDMATLTGAARTALGPDLPPFYTDDETLAAEIAASASATSDPLWRMPLWRPYDSWLESKIADVNHVSDGPFAGSVTAALFLRRFVEKAGAYVHFDIYGWAPKAKPGRPVGGEAQGVRALYDLLKRRYGA; encoded by the coding sequence GTGCTCGACATATTCATCTCCGACAAACACAAGGCGGCAACGCCCGTCTGGCAGGTCCGCTCCGGCGAGGTCGATGGCTGGTGCGCGAGCCATGCCGGCCCCGGCGCGGCCTGGGTCGGCACCTCGGGCTTCAAGGGCGAAGCCGGCAAGGTGCTGCTTCTGCCGGACGGCTCGGGCGGCCTTGCGGGCGCCCTGCTCGGGCTTGGCGACGGCTCGGACCCGTTTCTGACCGGCGCGCTCCCGGCCGCGCTGCCGCAGGGCGATTACAGGCTCGCCGGCGTTCTCCACGGATCGGCGGCCAAGGCGGCGCTTGGCTTCGCGCTGGGCACCTACCGCTTCACGCGCTACAGCGGCGGCAAGCGCGACTGGCCGCGTCTGGTGCTTCCCGAAGGCGTCGACGGCGAGGAAGTCGGCCGCATCGCGACCGCAACCTTTCTGGCGCGCGACCTGATCAACACGCCGGCCGCCGACATGGGTCCGGACGACCTCGCCGCAGCGGCTGAAGGCGTCGCCCGCGCTCATGGCGCAACATGCGAAATCATCCTCGGCGATGCATTGCTCGACGAGAACTACCCGATGATCCATGCGGTAGGCCGCGCTGCGGCAGTCGCGCCGCGGCTGATCGACATGCGCTGGGGCCGGGCGGATGCGCCACGGGTGACGCTGGTGGGCAAGGGTGTCTGTTTCGATACCGGCGGCCTCGACCTCAAACCCTCAAGCGCCATGCTGCTGATGAAAAAGGACATGGGTGGCGCGGCCTGCGTTCTGGCGCTTGCGCAGCTCGTCATGGAGGCGGGGCTCGACATCAGGCTCCGCGTGCTTGTGCCGGCGGTCGAGAATAGCGTATCCGGCAACGCCTTCCGTCCAGGCGATGTGCTGCAAAGCCGGAAGGGCGTCACCGTCGAGATCGGCAACACCGATGCCGAGGGGCGGCTGGTGCTGGCCGATGCGCTGACCGAAGCCGACAGCGAAGCGCCGGACCTGATCGTCGACATGGCGACGCTGACCGGCGCCGCGCGCACCGCGCTTGGCCCCGACCTGCCGCCTTTCTACACGGATGACGAAACGCTCGCGGCCGAGATCGCCGCGTCGGCATCGGCGACCTCCGATCCCTTGTGGCGGATGCCGCTCTGGCGGCCCTATGACAGCTGGCTCGAAAGCAAGATCGCCGATGTGAACCATGTGTCGGACGGCCCTTTCGCGGGCTCCGTCACGGCGGCGCTCTTCCTCCGCCGTTTCGTCGAAAAGGCCGGCGCTTACGTGCATTTCGACATCTATGGCTGGGCGCCGAAGGCAAAGCCCGGCCGCCCCGTCGGCGGCGAGGCACAAGGCGTCCGCGCCCTTTACGATCTGCTGAAGCGCCGCTACGGCGCCTGA
- a CDS encoding MarR family winged helix-turn-helix transcriptional regulator, with amino-acid sequence MPGLSFDDGGALKPGEALSLWHDVVLRSVRRAGPDLSSRQLAIMFTVYLDPPPHTVRGLAAALGVSKPAITRALDTLGGLDLLKRARDDADRRNVLVQRTAKGSTFVHDFADLIVASSRGVEA; translated from the coding sequence ATGCCGGGACTTTCTTTCGACGATGGCGGTGCGCTGAAGCCCGGTGAGGCGCTGTCGCTGTGGCACGACGTGGTGCTCCGCTCGGTGCGCCGGGCCGGGCCGGACCTTTCATCGAGGCAGCTTGCGATCATGTTCACGGTCTATCTCGATCCGCCGCCGCACACGGTTCGCGGCCTTGCTGCCGCGCTCGGCGTCTCGAAGCCGGCCATCACCCGCGCGCTCGACACGCTAGGCGGGCTCGATCTCCTGAAGCGCGCGCGCGACGATGCCGACCGGCGCAACGTGCTGGTGCAGCGCACCGCGAAGGGCTCCACTTTCGTGCATGATTTCGCCGATCTCATCGTTGCCTCGTCGCGAGGTGTCGAGGCATGA